CAGTCGCGTCGACGGCGACCAGGGCGATTTCGCGGCTGTAGTCGTTGAAGCAGATTCGCGTCAGCCGCTCGTGGGCCGTCCGCTGGTCGAGGCGGAGCAGCTCGAAGTACCGCATGCGGACCGACTCTTCGCTCAGCTCCTCGTGGAACTGCACCATCAGCGGCTCATCCTCCGGCTTGATCGGGCGGACGGTGTAGCTCGTCCCATCGCTGGCCGACCACGTGTTGACGTAGCGCGTCGGATACGGCCGGATCGCGGGCGGCGTGATCTCGCTGCGCTTCACCTCCGCCGGGTAGACGATGACGCGGGCGTCGAGTGCGACCAGCCCGTCGGGCGAGGCCAGCAGCGGGTTGATGTCGATTTCCTTCACGAATCGCAGCTCTGCGACCAGCCGGCTGAACCGGACGAGGAGCTTTTCCAAGCCAGCGATGTCGACCGCACGTCGGCCGCGGACGCCCTTCAGGGCCTCGGCGATCTTGGTCCGCTCCATCATGCGACGCGCGAACGTCGTCGTCAGCGGCGGCAGCCCGACGGCCTTGTCCTTGAAGACCTCGACCAGCGTCCCACCACTTCCAAAGAGCAGCGTCGGACCGAACTGCGGGTCGGGGCTGGAGCCGAGGATGAGCTCGTATGCCTCGCTCATTCTGACCATCGGCTGGACCGTCACGCCGAGGAAGTCGTTCTTGTCGACGTTCGACTGCATCGTCGTGAACGCGTCGCGGACGGCGTCGGCATCGGGCAGGTTGAGCTGCACGCCGCCGACGTCGGTCTTGTGGGTGATCGTCTTGCTGTGGAGCTTGACGACGACGGGGTAGCCGATGCGATCCGCGGCTTGCGCTGCGGCGTCGGTGCTGGTCGCGACCACGGTTTCGACGGTGGGAATGTCGTACGCCGACAGCAGTCGCTTGCTCTCCTCTTCCGTGAGCGTTCCGCGGCCTTCGTTCCGGGCTTCGTCGATGATCGCCTCGGCCCGCTGTCGTGCGTCCTTCTCGTCGTCGCCGGTGCCTTGGGGCGTCTCGTAGAGCGACAGCAGGTTGTTCGCGTAGCGGTGCATGTACGCGAACATGCGTGCAGCCGTGTCGGGGTAGTCGAAGGTCGGGACGCCCATCCGGTTGAGCACCTCGACGCCGCCCTGGACGAACGGCCCGCCCATCCAGCTGGCCAAGAGCGGCTTGGTCCCGCCGATGCCGACGCCACCCTTGCCGCCTCGGTCCTTGCCTTTGACGTGCTTGAGCAACAGCTCGGCCGTCTCGGTCGGCTCGGTCATGTCCTGCGGCGTGAGGACCACGAGCAGGCCGTCGGACTCCGGGTCTTCAGCCGCGAGTTCGAGGGTTTTGGCGTACCGATCGGCCGGGGCGTCGCCGAGGACGTCGATCGGGTTGTTGTGGCTCCACGCCGGCGGCAGGAACTCGTTGAGCTTGTCCATCGCCTCGTCGCCGACGTCGGCCAACCGGGCGCCGTTCTGGACGAGTGCATCGGTCGCGATGACGGCCGGGCCGCCGGCGTTGGTGACGATCGTCATGCGCGGGCCCTTCGGCACCGGCTGCTTCGCCAGAACCTCGGCCATATGGAACAGGTCGCTGATCTGATTCACCCGTAGCACGCCGACGCGTCGGAAGGCGGCGTCGAGCACGTCGTCGCTGCCGACGAGTGAACCGGTGTGACTCGCCGCCGCCTTGGCCGCGGCCTCAGAGCGGCCGGGCTTGATGCAGATGATCGGCTTGCTCAGAGCGACTTCGCGTGCGGCCGAGAGGAAGCGCCGGGCGTCGCCGACGGTTTCCATGTAGACGAGGATGCTGCGCGTCCGCGGATCGTTGCCGAGGTAATCGATGAGGTCGCCGAAGCCGACGTCGAGCATGGAGCCAGTCGAGACGAAGGCGGAGAAACCGACATTTTCTCGGTGCGACCAGTCCAAAACGGCCGTGCAGAGCGCGCCGGATTGGCTGATGAACGCCACGTTGCCCGGCCGGGCGACGCCTTTGCTGAAGGTCGCGTTGAGGCCCGTCGTCGGGTTCATCACGCCCAGGCAGTTGGGCCCGACGAGACGGATGCGGTGCTCGCGAGCGGCCGAAAGCACCTGCCGCTCCAGCTCGACGCCTTCAAGGCCGGTCTCCTTGAAGCCCGCAGAGATGACGATCATGCCCCGGACGCCGCGCTCGCCGCAGTCCTTGACGATGGCCGGCACGGTCTTGGCGGGCGTGGCGACGACGACCAGCTCCGGCACCTCCGGCAGGTCGCCCACGCTCGGGTACGCCCGGACGCCCAGGACGCTCGCACGCTTCGGGTTGACCGGGTAGACCGTCCCGCCGAAGGGCGAGCTGATGAGGTTCTGCATCAGCGTTCGGCCGACGGCACCGCGGCTCTCGGTCGCGCCGACGACGGCCACGCTGGCGGGGCGGAAGATGGCATCGAGCGGGTGACGCGTCGCGCGGAGGACGTCGCGGCTCTTGTCCAGACGGCTGGCCGGGTCGGCGGTCGTGGTCATCTCACCGCACCCTACGACGCCCGCGGCGTCCCGCCGCTGCGGCAGAACGCCTCATTTTCCTGCTGCTGCTGCACGTTTTGAGCTTCAGCCCACGCCGCCGATGAGGATCAGGCGATCGCCGAGTGCGCTGACCACGCTGCCGCCGGCGGGCTCGCGGGTGATGGCGAAGCCGACGGCCCGACCGACGGGGAGTTTCGGGGCGATGGCCACCGTCGCCGCGCCGTCTTCGGGCATGACGAACAGCCCGCCGTCGACGCGGTTCACGCCAGCCTCGTCGGGGCGGTCGGCGTCGACGACCCAGATCTGGTAGACCTCGCCCTCGGGTGCGGGCGGAAGGTTCGACAGGCGAAGGAAGCCGGTCTGTTCGCCATCGTTCCAAATCGCCTCGGCTGAGGCTTCGGCGAAGTCGTCATTCGACACCGCGAGCGTCGACGTCACCGTGTCGGCGTCTTCGAGCAACATCGCCATCGTCGGAGCCACCGGACTAGCGGCAGGGCGATTGAGCCAGAGCGTCGTCGCTACAACCACCGCGGCGGCGGCAGCGAGCCAACCGGTAGCCGTCACCCACGGGAGACGCAGCGGCTCGGGGGCGTCGTCTCCGATTGTGGAAGGCGGATTCAGAAACGCGTCGGCATCTTGTTCGAGCCGAGCCCGCAGCGATGCCGGCAGTGGCGACGTCTCGATCGCACACCATGCCTCGACGACCGTCTCGTCGGTCGCGACCGCTTCGTCGAGCGTTGGAGGTGGTTGCGTGTCAGGCATCGGAAACTCCTCTTTGGGAGCGGAAGGTCTCTCTCCGCACTCGTGCTGCGTCGGCCCGGCGTGTGAGGACGCCGCGAAGGGCATCCAGGCCGCGACGGGCGTGCGACTTGACCGTGGACAGCGGCATCCCGGCCCGTTCTGCGACTTCGCGGTACGTCAGCCCGCCGAAGACGCTCATATCGATGACACGACGTTGGTCATCTGAAAGTTCGTTCATTGCATCGATCGCTTGCTTGGCTTGGTCGTCGGACTCCGACTCGGTCGGGGCGACGACGTCTTGGACGATCGGGCCACACGGCTTGCCGGTGCGACGCAGTTGATCGGCCAGGCGTCGACGGGCGACGGTGGTCACGAAGGCGGCCTCGTTGCCCTTGTCTGGGTCGAAGCGAGCGGCATCACGCCAGAGGCTCATGAATGTCTCCTGGGTGACATCCTCGGCATCAGCGTCGCTGGCACACGCGCGTTTGGCGACGGACCAGACGAGCGGGCCGTAGCGATCCAGGCACGTCGAAACCGCCGCCGGGTCGCCCGCGGCAACGCGGGGCAACACCGGCGACGGCGAAGGAGCAAGGTCTGGTGCGGCGGTCTGCGTCATGCGTCAGGAGCAGCAATCCTTGGCACCTGGCCGAGTCGCGGTGCGGACTTAGTTCGGCAACAACACGCCACCGATCACATGGACGACACCGTTGGAAGCCGCAACGTCGGCCGCGATGACCTTGTTGCCGTTGATGCGGATGTCGCTGCCGTGACGGGTGACTTCGAGCGTCTTGCCCGCGAGCGTCTTGACCTTCGTCGTGCCGGCGGGGATCGCGTCGGACGTGATCGTGCCTGCGACGACGTGGTAGGTCAGGATGGTCTTGAGCGTCGGACGA
This DNA window, taken from Planctomycetota bacterium, encodes the following:
- a CDS encoding bifunctional acetate--CoA ligase family protein/GNAT family N-acetyltransferase, with the translated sequence MTTTADPASRLDKSRDVLRATRHPLDAIFRPASVAVVGATESRGAVGRTLMQNLISSPFGGTVYPVNPKRASVLGVRAYPSVGDLPEVPELVVVATPAKTVPAIVKDCGERGVRGMIVISAGFKETGLEGVELERQVLSAAREHRIRLVGPNCLGVMNPTTGLNATFSKGVARPGNVAFISQSGALCTAVLDWSHRENVGFSAFVSTGSMLDVGFGDLIDYLGNDPRTRSILVYMETVGDARRFLSAAREVALSKPIICIKPGRSEAAAKAAASHTGSLVGSDDVLDAAFRRVGVLRVNQISDLFHMAEVLAKQPVPKGPRMTIVTNAGGPAVIATDALVQNGARLADVGDEAMDKLNEFLPPAWSHNNPIDVLGDAPADRYAKTLELAAEDPESDGLLVVLTPQDMTEPTETAELLLKHVKGKDRGGKGGVGIGGTKPLLASWMGGPFVQGGVEVLNRMGVPTFDYPDTAARMFAYMHRYANNLLSLYETPQGTGDDEKDARQRAEAIIDEARNEGRGTLTEEESKRLLSAYDIPTVETVVATSTDAAAQAADRIGYPVVVKLHSKTITHKTDVGGVQLNLPDADAVRDAFTTMQSNVDKNDFLGVTVQPMVRMSEAYELILGSSPDPQFGPTLLFGSGGTLVEVFKDKAVGLPPLTTTFARRMMERTKIAEALKGVRGRRAVDIAGLEKLLVRFSRLVAELRFVKEIDINPLLASPDGLVALDARVIVYPAEVKRSEITPPAIRPYPTRYVNTWSASDGTSYTVRPIKPEDEPLMVQFHEELSEESVRMRYFELLRLDQRTAHERLTRICFNDYSREIALVAVDATGKAAGVGRLSKVPGFAEAEFAVTVTDPHQGRGLGTKLLGDLLNVAKVEGWSTVVGIISPANGSMLKVAKNLGFSLENDEEEGVMRATYVA
- a CDS encoding anti-sigma factor, which produces MPDTQPPPTLDEAVATDETVVEAWCAIETSPLPASLRARLEQDADAFLNPPSTIGDDAPEPLRLPWVTATGWLAAAAAVVVATTLWLNRPAASPVAPTMAMLLEDADTVTSTLAVSNDDFAEASAEAIWNDGEQTGFLRLSNLPPAPEGEVYQIWVVDADRPDEAGVNRVDGGLFVMPEDGAATVAIAPKLPVGRAVGFAITREPAGGSVVSALGDRLILIGGVG
- a CDS encoding sigma-70 family RNA polymerase sigma factor, with translation MTQTAAPDLAPSPSPVLPRVAAGDPAAVSTCLDRYGPLVWSVAKRACASDADAEDVTQETFMSLWRDAARFDPDKGNEAAFVTTVARRRLADQLRRTGKPCGPIVQDVVAPTESESDDQAKQAIDAMNELSDDQRRVIDMSVFGGLTYREVAERAGMPLSTVKSHARRGLDALRGVLTRRADAARVRRETFRSQRGVSDA
- a CDS encoding fasciclin domain-containing protein — its product is LATLVAAADLDAALSSGEFTVFAPTDEAFGKLPDGTVSTLLGEDGRPTLKTILTYHVVAGTITSDAIPAGTTKVKTLAGKTLEVTRHGSDIRINGNKVIAADVAASNGVVHVIGGVLLPN